One genomic window of Candidatus Nanohalobium constans includes the following:
- the rpoB gene encoding DNA-directed RNA polymerase subunit B, with product MTDVFLDGQILGDIDDPEEIREEIIDRRRQGDIQKEVSIYYAEDKDEIRINTDAGRVLRPVIIVEDGEPQLTEEDVEKLAEGEVTLEDFEEEGKIEYMDAEEEENAYVAMEREEITEEHTHLDIDPEIINGLSASLVVYPEHNRGDRVNFGAKMSGQSLGMPTRDFHQRFETRSNILTYPQQPIVETNTFNSILGDHPIAQNMVIALASFDGYNIEDAVIMNKASVERGTGRSTYMRTYKTEAQRYWGGQKDEIGIPDKDVRGYRREEVYGHLDEDGLANPETEVDSDDVLVGKTSPPKFLGSGGAEEVQMGLADRRETSLTVRHGEQGKVDKVMVSETGDGDKLIKTKMREYRIPELGDKFATRHGQKGTIGMLAPEENMPFTKQGITPDMIMSTHAIPSRMTVSQIIELIGGKVGALRGEPVDGSAYHNEDKDKLRDQLEELGFESSGKETMYNGVTGEEMEAEIMIGPGYYMKLSHMVGDKVHARGRGPVTLLTKQPTEGRSQEGGLRLGEMEKDVFVGHGASLLLKERFGADETEIKVCENCGEIAIHDREENEEYCPNCESGDLDETEIPHAFLLLMNELKSMMMDTEIELEDN from the coding sequence ATGACAGATGTATTCCTAGACGGACAAATCCTTGGCGATATCGACGACCCTGAAGAAATAAGAGAAGAAATCATCGATAGAAGACGACAGGGAGATATCCAGAAAGAAGTCTCAATCTACTACGCAGAAGACAAGGATGAGATCCGGATCAACACAGATGCAGGAAGAGTACTAAGACCTGTAATCATCGTTGAGGACGGAGAACCTCAGCTTACAGAAGAAGATGTTGAAAAACTGGCTGAAGGAGAAGTTACCTTGGAAGACTTCGAGGAAGAAGGAAAAATCGAGTACATGGACGCAGAGGAAGAGGAGAACGCCTATGTCGCCATGGAAAGAGAAGAAATCACAGAAGAACATACACACCTAGACATCGACCCAGAGATCATCAACGGGCTATCTGCTTCCCTAGTTGTTTATCCTGAACACAATCGTGGTGACCGTGTAAACTTCGGTGCTAAGATGTCAGGACAGAGCCTGGGAATGCCTACAAGAGATTTCCACCAAAGATTTGAAACACGATCAAACATCCTAACATACCCTCAGCAGCCTATCGTTGAGACAAATACATTCAACAGTATTCTCGGAGACCATCCGATCGCACAGAACATGGTTATCGCATTAGCATCCTTCGACGGATACAACATCGAGGACGCAGTCATAATGAACAAAGCCTCAGTCGAAAGAGGAACAGGACGATCAACCTACATGCGTACTTACAAGACAGAAGCTCAGAGATACTGGGGAGGACAGAAAGACGAGATCGGAATCCCAGACAAAGATGTCAGAGGATACAGAAGAGAAGAAGTCTACGGCCACCTAGACGAAGACGGACTAGCCAACCCAGAAACAGAAGTAGATTCAGACGATGTACTAGTCGGAAAGACATCTCCACCAAAATTCCTTGGATCCGGAGGAGCAGAAGAAGTACAGATGGGACTGGCAGACAGAAGAGAAACCTCTCTAACTGTCAGACACGGAGAACAAGGAAAAGTCGACAAAGTAATGGTCTCAGAGACAGGAGACGGAGACAAACTCATCAAGACAAAGATGAGAGAGTACAGAATCCCGGAACTCGGTGACAAGTTCGCAACAAGACACGGACAGAAAGGTACAATCGGAATGCTTGCACCGGAAGAAAACATGCCATTCACAAAGCAGGGAATTACCCCTGACATGATCATGTCGACTCACGCTATCCCAAGCCGTATGACAGTGTCACAGATAATCGAATTAATCGGAGGGAAAGTCGGAGCGCTTCGTGGAGAGCCAGTAGACGGTTCAGCATACCACAACGAAGACAAAGACAAACTAAGAGACCAACTGGAAGAGCTAGGATTTGAATCTTCCGGTAAAGAGACGATGTACAACGGTGTAACCGGTGAAGAGATGGAAGCAGAGATCATGATCGGTCCAGGTTACTACATGAAGCTAAGCCACATGGTTGGAGACAAGGTCCACGCAAGAGGAAGAGGACCTGTCACACTTCTAACCAAGCAGCCGACCGAAGGAAGAAGCCAGGAAGGTGGACTCCGCCTCGGAGAGATGGAAAAGGATGTCTTCGTAGGACACGGAGCATCCCTGCTACTCAAGGAAAGATTCGGAGCAGACGAGACAGAAATCAAGGTCTGTGAGAACTGTGGAGAGATAGCGATCCATGACAGAGAAGAGAATGAAGAGTACTGTCCAAACTGTGAATCCGGAGATCTGGACGAGACAGAGATCCCACATGCATTCCTCCTACTGATGAACGAGCTAAAATCCATGATGATGGATACAGAGATCGAACTGGAGGACAACTAG
- a CDS encoding DNA-directed RNA polymerase subunit A', giving the protein MKSIKELDFGVMSAEKLQNIAVKEIDQAEVYDADGYPVEDGVMDPGLGVIDPGMTCQTCGGKIRECKGHFGLITLSRPVVHVLYSKKVRNLLRFTNVHDDGSVSCLLKDEDKSLRKSNRMNEDPETGEEISDIDFEKPYTYYQDGEKITPQEIQEWLSEIPDEMAAKLGVEGCRPEDLVLTHLPVPPVTMRPSITLETGERSEDDITHKLVDVIRINKRLQNNIEIEAPDFIIDDLHELLQYHVATLFYNDMSSVPPARHRSGRSLKSLIERVQGKQGRFRQNLIGKRVNFSARTVITPDPNIGINEVGVPYVIAQKLTVPKKITEDNYDQAMEWIENGPDSHPGANYVFQPDGNRRRLTEENKEEIMEAIEPGQGWKVERHLSDGDTVLFNRQPSLHRMSIMAHKVRVLPHRTFRLNLNVCAPYNADFDGDEMNLHVPQTEEARAEAEELMKVQEHVKSPKMGGPIIGMLQDYVSGLYLLTQEDKELDREKAFNILAEAGEHTRDLPEGDTVSGRDLVSIFIPDDISLTINEGEDNEVVIEDGELVKGILDDDAVSDYGGEIIQQLSIEYGSDMVAEFINRVSRVGAIFLTKRGFSIGLEDLEVSDEATEKIQAEIDDALDETEDLLQEYEQGKMEAITGKTLEQSREIRITKALNGAFTEAGEIITDNFDEDSSAFVMADSGARGSMQSLVAMAGVIGQNSVRDQRIERGYKGRTLSHFKKGELSAKSKGFVSSSILEGLDAQEMFFHQMSQRKALMDKSLRTKTSGYMYRRVSNALQDLKVEYDQSVRNAQGDIIQFRAGEDGIDPGKSDRGKISTNISTNQGE; this is encoded by the coding sequence ATGAAGAGCATTAAAGAACTTGACTTCGGAGTAATGAGCGCAGAAAAGCTTCAAAACATCGCAGTAAAGGAAATTGATCAGGCTGAAGTCTACGACGCAGACGGATACCCTGTAGAAGACGGAGTAATGGATCCAGGACTCGGAGTCATCGACCCAGGAATGACCTGCCAGACATGTGGAGGAAAAATAAGGGAATGTAAAGGACACTTCGGCCTAATTACCCTTTCACGGCCAGTAGTCCATGTGCTTTACTCCAAGAAAGTTAGAAACCTTCTCAGATTCACAAATGTCCACGACGACGGCAGTGTTTCATGCCTACTCAAGGACGAAGACAAGAGCTTGAGAAAAAGCAACAGGATGAACGAAGACCCTGAGACAGGAGAAGAAATCTCAGACATCGACTTCGAAAAACCATACACATACTATCAAGACGGTGAGAAGATTACACCTCAGGAGATCCAGGAATGGCTTTCAGAAATACCTGACGAGATGGCAGCCAAGCTAGGAGTGGAAGGATGTAGACCGGAAGATCTAGTACTCACTCATCTACCTGTACCTCCTGTAACGATGAGACCTTCAATCACTCTGGAGACAGGTGAAAGAAGTGAGGACGACATCACACACAAACTAGTAGATGTCATCAGGATTAACAAGCGACTTCAGAACAACATCGAGATCGAGGCGCCTGACTTCATCATCGACGACCTTCACGAACTGCTGCAGTACCATGTTGCAACACTATTCTACAACGACATGAGCAGCGTGCCCCCAGCACGACACAGATCCGGCAGAAGCCTCAAATCATTGATTGAAAGAGTCCAAGGAAAGCAGGGACGTTTCAGACAGAACCTGATCGGAAAGAGAGTCAACTTCTCCGCCCGTACAGTAATCACTCCAGATCCAAACATTGGGATCAACGAAGTCGGAGTGCCGTATGTAATCGCACAAAAGTTGACAGTTCCGAAGAAAATCACAGAGGACAACTACGATCAGGCGATGGAATGGATTGAAAACGGTCCAGATAGCCATCCAGGCGCCAACTATGTATTCCAGCCCGATGGCAACAGGAGAAGACTGACTGAAGAAAACAAAGAAGAAATAATGGAAGCAATTGAACCAGGACAAGGATGGAAAGTTGAGAGACATCTTTCAGACGGTGATACAGTACTGTTCAACCGTCAGCCATCTCTGCACAGAATGTCTATAATGGCTCACAAGGTCAGAGTTCTTCCTCATAGAACATTCCGTTTGAACCTGAATGTCTGTGCACCTTACAACGCAGACTTCGACGGTGACGAGATGAACCTGCATGTCCCACAGACGGAGGAAGCACGGGCAGAAGCAGAAGAACTGATGAAGGTCCAGGAACATGTCAAATCTCCAAAGATGGGAGGACCGATCATCGGTATGCTTCAGGACTATGTATCAGGACTTTACCTACTGACACAGGAAGACAAAGAACTTGACAGAGAGAAAGCATTCAACATCCTGGCTGAAGCAGGAGAACACACAAGAGACCTTCCAGAAGGAGACACAGTCTCAGGAAGAGACCTTGTATCAATCTTCATCCCAGATGACATCTCCCTGACAATCAATGAAGGAGAAGACAACGAAGTAGTAATCGAAGACGGTGAACTCGTCAAAGGAATACTTGACGACGACGCAGTCAGTGACTACGGTGGAGAAATCATCCAGCAGCTAAGCATCGAATACGGAAGCGACATGGTTGCAGAATTCATCAACCGTGTCTCAAGAGTCGGAGCAATCTTCCTGACAAAGAGAGGATTCAGCATCGGACTCGAAGACCTAGAAGTATCAGACGAAGCAACAGAGAAGATTCAAGCAGAAATCGACGATGCACTTGACGAGACAGAAGATCTGCTTCAGGAATACGAACAAGGTAAGATGGAGGCAATCACAGGTAAGACTCTAGAGCAGTCTAGAGAGATCAGGATTACCAAAGCACTCAACGGTGCTTTCACAGAGGCAGGAGAAATCATCACAGACAACTTCGATGAAGATTCCAGTGCATTCGTCATGGCAGACTCCGGAGCAAGAGGTTCAATGCAGAGCCTTGTAGCGATGGCAGGAGTCATCGGACAGAACTCCGTAAGAGACCAGAGAATCGAAAGAGGATACAAAGGAAGAACCCTTTCACACTTCAAGAAAGGTGAGCTTTCAGCTAAATCCAAAGGATTCGTATCCTCCAGTATCCTGGAAGGACTGGATGCACAGGAGATGTTCTTCCACCAGATGAGCCAGAGAAAGGCACTGATGGACAAGTCACTCCGTACCAAGACATCTGGATACATGTACAGGCGTGTCTCCAACGCACTACAGGACCTCAAAGTCGAATACGACCAATCCGTCCGCAACGCACAGGGAGACATCATCCAGTTCCGTGCAGGTGAAGACGGAATCGATCCAGGCAAGTCCGACAGAGGTAAAATCTCAACAAACATTTCCACAAACCAAGGTGAATAA
- a CDS encoding DNA-directed RNA polymerase subunit A'' — MAEKLHWKDRTEELPPKYRKLGLTGETREKIEERYEQMQYEPGESIGIVAAQSLAEPATQLTMETYHEAGGAQVSLTAGLPRLIEIVDARREPKTPAMDVYLAEDFNDEEGAKEVARKLREIKFEDLVKQDTLDIMQLEVEYVLNEDLLEDYDVDMEDVKQRVKEDVRKAKIRIEGNKIILTSSEDDYDLRDLKDLKNDTEEARIKGLKGIEQVVINEDDGDWQLQTAGTALRKTLKMKEVDDTRTTSNHLFEVKRVLGVEALRRKIIDETNATLEKQGIGIDDRHIMLLADMMTKDGELEGTTRYGIVGDKESLLARAVFEETKKHLREGTLRGETDPLDGVVENIVTGQPVPMGTGNVELKPKFGEEGQ, encoded by the coding sequence ATGGCAGAAAAACTACACTGGAAAGACAGGACAGAAGAACTTCCTCCAAAGTACCGGAAACTGGGCTTGACAGGAGAGACAAGAGAAAAAATCGAAGAAAGATACGAACAGATGCAATACGAACCCGGTGAATCTATCGGAATCGTCGCTGCACAGTCTCTTGCAGAGCCAGCTACACAGCTTACGATGGAGACATACCACGAAGCAGGAGGAGCACAGGTAAGCCTTACCGCAGGACTTCCAAGACTTATCGAGATTGTAGACGCTAGAAGAGAGCCAAAGACACCGGCGATGGATGTCTACCTAGCTGAAGACTTCAACGATGAAGAAGGTGCCAAGGAAGTAGCACGGAAACTGCGTGAGATCAAGTTCGAGGATCTGGTCAAACAGGATACACTTGACATCATGCAGCTGGAAGTAGAATATGTTCTCAACGAGGATCTGCTTGAGGACTACGATGTTGACATGGAAGATGTCAAGCAGAGAGTCAAAGAAGATGTCAGAAAAGCCAAGATCAGGATTGAAGGCAACAAGATCATCTTGACCTCTTCAGAAGATGACTACGACCTAAGAGACCTGAAGGATCTGAAGAACGATACAGAAGAAGCAAGAATCAAAGGACTAAAGGGAATCGAACAGGTTGTTATTAACGAAGATGACGGTGACTGGCAGCTTCAGACAGCCGGCACAGCACTGAGAAAAACTTTGAAGATGAAGGAAGTGGACGACACAAGAACCACATCCAACCACCTATTCGAGGTTAAGAGAGTTCTAGGGGTCGAAGCCTTGCGTAGAAAGATTATCGATGAGACCAATGCTACACTGGAGAAGCAGGGAATTGGTATCGATGATAGACATATCATGCTTCTTGCAGACATGATGACCAAGGACGGAGAACTCGAAGGAACAACCCGTTACGGAATCGTTGGCGACAAGGAATCGCTCTTGGCACGAGCTGTCTTCGAAGAGACGAAGAAGCACTTGCGTGAAGGAACTCTTAGAGGCGAGACAGATCCTCTTGACGGAGTGGTCGAAAACATTGTCACAGGTCAGCCCGTTCCAATGGGTACCGGCAATGTCGAGTTAAAACCTAAATTTGGCGAGGAGGGTCAATAA
- a CDS encoding NusA-like transcription termination signal-binding factor, with protein MATATYDTEMIRTLSMFESLTDVEARDCMMKEDEAYFIVPEGKAGMAIGKGGKVVKKVQNQLGKNVKIFEYKDNLGAFVNNLVSVDIRSLDIQDTEDGKTVEINVSNDNKGQLVGRDGENIDSIRDILKRTHNVNEVTVK; from the coding sequence ATGGCAACAGCAACCTACGACACAGAAATGATTAGAACACTAAGCATGTTCGAATCACTCACAGATGTAGAAGCCAGAGACTGCATGATGAAGGAAGATGAAGCATACTTCATCGTACCAGAAGGAAAAGCAGGAATGGCAATCGGAAAAGGCGGAAAAGTAGTCAAAAAAGTACAGAACCAACTAGGCAAAAATGTCAAGATATTTGAATACAAAGACAACCTAGGAGCATTCGTAAACAACCTAGTAAGCGTCGATATCAGAAGCCTAGACATACAAGACACAGAAGACGGTAAAACAGTCGAAATCAATGTCTCAAACGACAACAAAGGACAACTAGTCGGAAGAGACGGAGAAAACATCGACTCAATCAGAGACATCCTGAAAAGGACGCACAATGTCAACGAAGTAACCGTCAAGTAA
- a CDS encoding ABC1 kinase family protein: MRHPKQELQNLERFEEILQIIVRNGAGHLLTETKLIKHLPLSHRLKARRQSRPGPEALRETLEELGTTFIKFGQVLAERPDILPRKYTEELSKLQDHAPEFNNEKAHRIIEEEIGTEKFQNIEEEPIASASIAQVYKATLNSGEEVVIKVRRPEIKDKVETDLQIIDYLARKAEKHSKRLSDMHIHDFTKEFSNWTREEMDFKKEAVNAQTFRNNMEQMDGVTAPKTYPELNTEKVIVLEYIDGVKCTDEEKLDEWDIDAKEIAETAIEAGIKQSMRDGFFHADPHPSNFLITKEEKLVYLDFGMMGQIDQETRETLGIMLLYLIREDAEGMVECLEKIGRTTDDYDKESVKAAVNQKIMAVRNTTLEQNSITQEMFNLFVEISKHGIYMPSSLTLLGKNLVTVEGIGLTIYPDFKISDQYEDTIKEVLYDENSPEDIGEDLAIDLINNKDMISRLPSKINSYLENSNEQGKQEISIKKESTNLLPAVLILSSTLLITAGATIQPLLLYPGIAELLLGAYLTARN, encoded by the coding sequence GTGAGACATCCAAAACAAGAACTACAGAACCTCGAAAGATTCGAGGAGATACTCCAGATAATAGTTAGAAATGGAGCAGGACACCTTCTTACAGAAACCAAACTAATCAAACACCTCCCTCTTTCTCACCGTTTGAAGGCTAGGAGACAGTCAAGACCAGGACCTGAAGCCCTCAGAGAAACACTGGAAGAGTTAGGCACCACATTCATCAAGTTTGGGCAGGTCCTCGCAGAAAGACCAGACATACTGCCAAGAAAATACACAGAAGAATTAAGCAAACTTCAGGACCATGCACCAGAATTCAACAATGAGAAAGCCCACAGAATAATAGAAGAGGAAATAGGAACAGAAAAATTCCAGAACATCGAAGAAGAACCTATCGCCTCAGCATCAATTGCACAGGTCTACAAAGCCACCCTAAACTCCGGCGAAGAAGTAGTAATCAAAGTCAGAAGACCTGAAATAAAAGACAAGGTTGAAACCGATCTACAGATAATAGACTATCTGGCCAGGAAAGCAGAGAAACACTCCAAAAGACTCTCAGACATGCATATACATGACTTTACCAAGGAGTTTTCTAACTGGACTAGAGAAGAAATGGATTTCAAGAAGGAAGCAGTGAATGCCCAGACATTCCGCAACAACATGGAACAGATGGATGGAGTAACAGCACCCAAGACATATCCAGAACTCAACACTGAGAAAGTAATTGTACTTGAGTACATCGACGGAGTAAAATGCACAGATGAGGAAAAATTGGATGAATGGGATATAGATGCTAAAGAAATCGCGGAGACAGCTATCGAAGCCGGAATAAAACAGTCGATGCGGGACGGATTCTTCCACGCCGACCCACACCCATCAAACTTCCTGATAACCAAGGAAGAAAAACTGGTCTACCTTGATTTCGGCATGATGGGACAAATTGACCAAGAAACACGAGAAACACTAGGGATAATGTTGCTATACTTAATCCGAGAAGATGCAGAAGGAATGGTAGAGTGTTTGGAGAAGATTGGACGAACCACCGACGATTATGACAAGGAAAGCGTGAAAGCAGCTGTCAACCAGAAGATAATGGCTGTCAGAAACACGACACTGGAACAGAACAGCATAACACAGGAAATGTTCAACCTGTTCGTAGAAATAAGTAAACACGGCATCTACATGCCCTCAAGCCTAACACTCCTAGGCAAAAACCTAGTAACTGTAGAAGGAATCGGACTAACAATCTACCCGGACTTCAAGATTTCAGACCAGTACGAAGACACCATAAAGGAAGTACTATACGATGAAAACAGTCCCGAGGATATCGGCGAAGACTTAGCTATCGACCTCATAAACAACAAAGACATGATAAGCAGACTGCCGTCCAAGATAAACTCATACCTAGAAAACAGCAACGAACAAGGCAAACAGGAAATAAGCATCAAAAAAGAAAGCACAAATCTACTCCCCGCAGTCTTGATACTCTCCTCCACCCTTCTGATAACAGCTGGAGCAACTATCCAACCACTTCTACTCTACCCCGGAATAGCGGAACTACTACTAGGGGCATACCTAACAGCAAGGAACTGA
- a CDS encoding 30S ribosomal protein S12 — protein MGLYNARKMRKKRQSYRWSDKDYKRRMLNLKEKADPLEGSPQGRGIVLEKRIIEAKQPNSALRKCVRVQLLKNGKQLTAFVPGDGAIDHIDEHDEVMIEGIGGADSGPKGDIPTVRYKVIKVNGVSLKELVAGNQQKPTR, from the coding sequence ATGGGATTGTACAACGCACGGAAAATGCGGAAAAAGCGGCAGAGTTACCGCTGGAGCGACAAAGACTATAAACGAAGAATGCTCAACCTGAAGGAAAAAGCAGATCCACTAGAAGGATCACCACAGGGACGAGGAATCGTACTAGAAAAAAGAATAATCGAGGCAAAACAGCCTAACTCCGCACTGCGTAAATGTGTGCGTGTACAACTTCTTAAAAACGGTAAACAGTTGACAGCATTTGTTCCAGGAGACGGAGCAATCGATCACATCGACGAGCACGACGAAGTAATGATTGAAGGAATCGGTGGAGCAGACTCCGGACCAAAAGGAGACATTCCAACCGTCCGATACAAAGTAATCAAAGTAAACGGTGTCAGCCTAAAAGAACTAGTTGCTGGAAACCAGCAGAAACCAACACGGTGA
- a CDS encoding 30S ribosomal protein S7 (binds directly to 16S rRNA where it nucleates assembly of the head domain of the 30S subunit), producing MSNPAKIEVEDKVLTFGKYDAEEVEIGDDGLVRYINLENILSPRSKGRHTERQFYKAEVPITERLLTHMYVAGHRGNKHYITSGKNTGKSEKLWNIIEEVFDNIYEQTDENPIQVLVDAIENSAPVEEVVTYQRGGARARKAVIMAPQRRVDVALRLLVQGAYEKRLAESEDAVETLTNELIGAADGNNEIRAVRTKERKEREAEGAR from the coding sequence ATGAGCAATCCAGCAAAAATAGAAGTAGAAGACAAAGTACTCACATTCGGAAAATACGACGCAGAAGAAGTAGAAATCGGCGACGACGGACTAGTAAGGTACATCAACCTAGAAAACATCCTCTCACCGAGAAGCAAAGGAAGACATACTGAAAGACAGTTCTACAAAGCAGAAGTACCAATCACAGAGCGGCTGCTAACTCACATGTATGTAGCCGGTCACAGAGGAAACAAACACTACATCACATCCGGTAAAAACACCGGAAAAAGTGAGAAACTCTGGAATATAATCGAAGAAGTCTTCGACAACATCTACGAGCAGACCGATGAGAACCCAATCCAGGTACTCGTAGATGCTATTGAGAACTCTGCACCCGTAGAGGAAGTAGTTACCTACCAGAGAGGAGGAGCACGAGCAAGAAAAGCAGTCATCATGGCTCCTCAGAGAAGAGTAGATGTAGCGCTAAGACTACTCGTCCAAGGAGCATACGAAAAACGACTAGCAGAAAGCGAAGACGCAGTCGAGACTTTGACTAACGAACTAATCGGTGCAGCAGACGGCAACAACGAAATAAGAGCCGTCAGAACCAAAGAGCGTAAAGAAAGAGAAGCAGAAGGCGCACGATAA
- a CDS encoding elongation factor EF-2 codes for MSDKELDAIKSVIEDPEHIRNIAIAAHIDHGKTTLTDNLLARAGMISDKLAGDQRFMDFDDQEAERGITIYSANISMVHEWNDDDYLINLIDTPGHVDFGGDVTRAMRAVDGVVVLVDAVDGVMPQTETVMEQALKEGVKPVLFINKIDRLIEEMQLTPEEMQERFKEIIRGVNAALRKYADEETAEEWKMSVEDGTVAFGSALMNWAISMPYMQETGINFGDLIDRVNEGDHEGLREDVPIEEVVLDMVVKHLTNPRESAAWRIPKVWPGDVNSEVGQDMMEHDQDGRTVGVVTNVEDDEHAGTIATARLFSGTVHEGDELYGIGSQKTERAQQVGIYSGPRKLTVDSVPCGNIAAITGPDFSTGETFVLDGDEEIQPFEQIEHVFEPVVTKSIEPKRTSDLPKLIETLRKRAKEDNTIKVDIDEDTGETLVSGLGELHIEAKIERHLEEKGIDINVSEPIVVFREGIEDESEPVSGKSPNRHNELEISVEPIDEEVRKFLKEDYAELKAQADDETEVRDALVDAGLDQDEADNIMDAYEENLFINASRGIKNLREIQEYLVDAFHEFCDEGPMAGEPVIGLKVKLHDASLHEDAIHRGPSQMVPCTRDAMTRGFLQSTPRMIEPVRILRIDVPTTVMGDAMTEVSNRRGDVLNMEEEGDSTILKCKLPVEEMFGFEAALKGATNGKGFFSAKDMIFEAMPMNLQEEKIMDIRERKGMKQEMPSLEE; via the coding sequence ATGTCTGACAAAGAACTTGACGCAATAAAAAGTGTAATTGAAGATCCTGAACACATCAGGAACATCGCAATCGCAGCACACATCGACCACGGAAAAACAACACTAACAGACAACCTTCTTGCCCGAGCAGGAATGATCTCGGACAAACTCGCTGGAGACCAGCGTTTCATGGACTTTGACGACCAGGAAGCAGAAAGAGGAATCACAATCTACTCTGCAAACATTTCAATGGTCCACGAATGGAACGACGACGACTACCTGATCAACCTTATCGACACTCCAGGCCACGTTGACTTCGGAGGAGATGTTACAAGAGCAATGCGTGCAGTCGACGGAGTAGTAGTCCTTGTAGACGCAGTTGACGGCGTAATGCCTCAGACAGAGACAGTCATGGAACAGGCACTGAAAGAAGGCGTCAAGCCAGTCCTATTCATCAACAAGATTGATAGACTAATCGAAGAGATGCAGCTAACTCCTGAAGAGATGCAGGAAAGATTCAAAGAAATCATTAGAGGAGTCAATGCAGCACTCAGAAAGTACGCTGATGAAGAAACAGCTGAAGAATGGAAGATGAGTGTAGAAGACGGAACAGTCGCATTTGGATCCGCACTCATGAACTGGGCAATCTCCATGCCTTACATGCAGGAAACAGGAATCAACTTCGGAGACCTAATCGACCGTGTCAACGAAGGAGACCACGAAGGACTCAGAGAAGATGTACCGATCGAAGAAGTAGTACTCGACATGGTAGTAAAACATCTGACAAACCCACGAGAATCCGCAGCATGGAGGATTCCAAAGGTATGGCCTGGCGATGTCAACAGCGAAGTTGGTCAGGACATGATGGAGCACGACCAAGATGGAAGAACGGTCGGAGTCGTCACAAACGTCGAAGACGACGAACACGCAGGAACAATAGCAACAGCAAGACTTTTCTCCGGAACAGTCCACGAAGGAGACGAACTGTACGGGATCGGAAGTCAGAAGACAGAGAGAGCGCAGCAGGTCGGAATCTACTCAGGTCCAAGAAAACTTACAGTAGACTCCGTACCATGTGGAAACATCGCAGCAATCACAGGACCAGACTTCTCAACAGGAGAAACATTCGTTCTAGACGGAGACGAAGAAATCCAGCCATTCGAGCAAATCGAACATGTATTCGAACCTGTTGTCACAAAGTCAATTGAACCAAAGAGAACAAGTGATCTTCCAAAACTGATCGAAACACTCAGGAAGAGAGCGAAAGAAGACAATACAATCAAGGTTGACATCGACGAAGACACAGGAGAAACACTCGTATCGGGACTCGGAGAACTCCACATCGAAGCCAAGATCGAAAGACACCTTGAAGAAAAAGGAATCGACATCAATGTCTCCGAACCAATCGTTGTCTTCAGAGAAGGTATCGAAGATGAAAGCGAACCAGTGTCAGGTAAATCACCAAACCGGCACAACGAACTAGAAATCAGCGTCGAACCAATCGACGAAGAAGTCCGTAAATTCCTCAAAGAAGACTACGCAGAACTCAAAGCACAGGCAGACGACGAAACAGAAGTAAGAGACGCACTAGTAGACGCAGGGCTAGACCAGGACGAAGCAGACAACATCATGGACGCATACGAAGAGAACCTGTTCATCAACGCATCCAGAGGTATCAAGAACCTGAGAGAAATCCAAGAATACCTAGTTGATGCTTTCCACGAATTCTGCGACGAAGGACCGATGGCAGGAGAACCAGTAATCGGACTCAAAGTCAAGCTTCACGACGCAAGCCTGCACGAAGACGCAATCCACAGAGGACCTTCACAGATGGTTCCATGTACCAGAGACGCAATGACAAGAGGATTCCTACAAAGCACACCAAGAATGATCGAACCGGTAAGAATCCTGCGAATCGATGTACCAACCACAGTCATGGGAGACGCAATGACAGAAGTCAGCAACCGTAGAGGAGATGTACTCAACATGGAAGAAGAAGGAGACTCCACAATCCTCAAATGTAAACTCCCAGTAGAAGAAATGTTCGGATTCGAAGCCGCACTCAAAGGAGCAACCAACGGAAAAGGCTTCTTCTCAGCCAAAGACATGATCTTCGAAGCAATGCCAATGAACCTACAAGAAGAAAAGATCATGGACATCAGAGAAAGAAAAGGCATGAAGCAGGAAATGCCAAGCCTAGAGGAATAA